The Candidatus Poribacteria bacterium nucleotide sequence CCCTTCGACTAAGCGCATGGTTTCCTCCTAAGAGTTTTACCGTGTCTATTGGTGTGTTTTTTTATTTACAGTTGAAACATTAGAGACATTTGACGCGATTAACGCAGAAAGGTTTATAAAAGTTTCATATCGGGGTGTCAGTTGTCGGCTGTCAGTGGGGAACTTGGGGAGAACAGCGTGTTTTCTTTTAAAGACGCTTGTTCGAGTCAGCGTCGCTCCTATAGGAAGAGGTGATATTGGAAAGAATAGGGCGTATGGTTCATTATCGCAGGCGGGAGATGGTTTTCTCGTAGCGGGCTGCCATTTCAGGTCCCTGGGCTTGTAAGTATTCTTGTTCTGAGCGGCGCGCTGCCTCGGTTGAAGGCGGAACCGGGATGTCAATAGATGCAGTGCTAATCTGATCGTTTCCCCATTTGTATGCGACAATTTCGCCTTTGTTGATGATGAGATTCATGCCGACATTTGCCTCTACAATCGGCACACCGTTTTCGCGCGCTCTTGCAAGCACAGTTTGGTTTTGCGATTTGCCTTTTGAACCATAGGACGGGATGAGGAGGAACTGCGCACCGTCTAAAACAAGCGTGCGGGCAATTAGAGGGTTCCATCGGTCGTTGCAGATTAGGATGCCAGCACGTCCGAAGGGTGTATCAAATGCCCGGATTGTTTCGCCGATACAATTGAAGTTCCACGACGGATGCGTGCCTTCGGCGAACTGCGTTTTGTGGTAGGTGCCGCAGAGCTCGCCTTCCTCGTCAATAAACACGGCGGAATTGTAGA carries:
- a CDS encoding carbon-nitrogen hydrolase family protein, producing MYRSVSVSAISLKPTKWDKASNAEKLEAFFVEAAKDSPQLILATEGVLEGYVVMDVIEGRATPEAMLDIAEPLDGPYIHRFRRLAKQLKICLCFGFAERRGISSVYNSAVFIDEEGELCGTYHKTQFAEGTHPSWNFNCIGETIRAFDTPFGRAGILICNDRWNPLIARTLVLDGAQFLLIPSYGSKGKSQNQTVLARARENGVPIVEANVGMNLIINKGEIVAYKWGNDQISTASIDIPVPPSTEAARRSEQEYLQAQGPEMAARYEKTISRLR